TCTCCGATGCGGCGCGGTTAAAGTTTGTTATTCTTCCCAGATCATCAACACCAACGACCCCGTTATCCATACTCTCCAGGATACTGTTGAGATAGGTGCGCATCTCCTCCTGCTTGGCCAGACTCTGCTCAAGTTCTGAGTTTTTTCTGTCAAGTTCAATGTTGATTTTTCTGAAGTCTTCCTGCATGCGGGCGTAGGCACTGCTTAACTGCTCCGCTCTGAGCTGGAAATCATTGAAGGCTCTCTGGAGGGATTCGAAAAGCTCTACTGAAATGGTTGAGGTCCCTGTTTCACCTGCACTCATAAGACCCGCCCCGTAAATTTTTCATATGTCTTATAGTGGATTTTTTCCTGCCATTTACCTGGCAGCTCCCCTCTCCTCTTTCTTGATGATACTTTCAAGGTATTTTTCAAGCTGCTTTTCTTCATCGAGAAATTCCTGTATCGCTCTGCCGGTCTGTTCCAGAACATCTTCCAGCATTGCAGTTTTTTCCTCTACTCCAATCAAACCTTTGCGGCTCTGCCATCTCTCAACAAGATCCGCCGAGCGGTTCCTTTCATCCTCAATTTTATCCAGAAGAGCTTTTTTATGCTCAAACCCGGTGATCACCCCCGATGTATCTCCTCTGGAAAGCACGAGCCGGCCCAGAATCTTCCTTACCAGGTCCCGCAACTGCCTGTACCACTGGAGTTGACGACTGAAAGAATCCGTAAGATCCTGAATCAGAATTGTATCATTTTCATCCATGCATTTCAACTTAAGTTTAGGTTTTCCGACATCACTAGCAACTACTTGAGTACTGCCCTGTATTCATTCTCCCAGATAGCATCCTCCATCTTCCACTTCGCCTGCTTTGCCCAGTAATCATCGGGGTATTTGCGTACAAGATCCTTGAAAGCATTCACAGCGTCCTGGTAGCGTTTCAGATTCTTGTGAATACTTCCTATCTGAAACAACCCCCAGGGAGTCTCCTGAAAAGCAGGATACTTACGGGTAACCTTTGTGTAATATCTTAAAGCCCCCTCATAATCCTTCCCCTTGTACTTCTCGTCGGCTATACGATAATAAGAATCAGGAACCCTGTAGTAAATGTCATGTTTCTCTCCAAGGTCAATAGCCGATTTGAATGCCTCCTGTGCTCTGATGGAATTGCCGATCTGCTGATAAACCGTACCAGCTTTGAAATAGGCACAAACCCTGTCTAAATTCTTCCCTTTTAATGCCGCCTGCTGATAGGCATCTATAGCTTTCTTTGGCTGCTCCATACTCTCGTAGCATTCGCCAAGTTTCTCAAAGGCTTTTCCAGCCCATTCGTGATCACGGTTCTTCTGAATGAAATCTCTGAACAGTTTCTCAGCCGTCATTGGTTCGTCACGCTCCAGATATGTCAGTGCCTTTAAAAAAAGACACTGTGGTGCAACCTTCTGATTTGCATACCTGTCAAGAATCTGCTGGAACTGATTCTCAGCCTCCTTGAAAAGACCAAGCTTGAAATAGCAGACTCCTGTATTGTAGATGCAATGTACCGGCGTAACACCATCAGGATGAGCCACCATCACCTTTTTAAACTCCCTTATGGAGGCATCATAGTTTCCCCTCTTAAATTCATGAATCCCCAGAAGAAGCTTCTGCCCGAGATCTGTAAGCGTATCAACGGTCATCATCGACAACAAAGAATCAATCCGCATCTCAAAAACAGCATACTTTTCCTGCTGTATCGGCTCAACCGAAGAGGAGCCGGAGAGCTGAGAAGATGCTTCTTTAACCGCTGGACCGCTGACCTTTTTTTCTGTTTTCTTCGTCTGTGTGCTCTTTACGCTTTTTAAAGCCCCCGGATCTTTTTTCAGCTTTTCCAGAAGATCCCTGGCTTCTTTCTTTCCCGGTTCGTAAGTTGACTTTTCTATATACCGGGAAAGATGCTTTATCGCCTCTGCGGTGTTTCCATTTTCGGCATAAATTTTCCCCAGATAAAAATGACTGTTTTGTCCCAGTTGCGGAAAATTTACTGCTTTGAGAAAATTTATCCTCGCCATTTCCGACTGACCCTTTTTATTTCTGATCAACCCCGCATAGTAATAAGCCCCGGAATGATTTGGCTTAGACTTCAGCAGCGTGCGAATCTCCGAGAGAGCCTGATCTAATTTCCCTTTTTCATAAAGGTCAACAATTTTCCTAAGATCCTGATCGGCAGATTCCAACACATTTCCTCTACCCGCTCCTGTTGATGAGGTATCCCTGATTTCCTGATCCTTCTTTTGTACCCCCCCCCCGACAGGCTTGCCCACAATTTTTGCTATCCTGTCGATCTGCTTCTGCAGACTATCCCGCTCTGTCGGGTCGCATGACTGCTGATAGTTCTGCAGCTCAATTACAGCATTCTGTAACTGTCCGTCTTTTTCATAAGCTGTTGCAAGCATCTTGTGAGCTTTGCCCCACCCCGGATTGTATGCAAGAGCCTTTTTTAAATTGTAAATAACAAGGCGGTACCGATCCTGAGCCATACGGATCTCTGCCATATGCATGTAGGCATTGTAATTATCCGGGTATGCCGAGAGAACCTTCCTGAATTCATCTATTGCCTTGTCATATTTTTTCTCGTTCTTGAACTTGACACCAAGACGGTAATGGATGTAATCACCGGTTTCGGCGGCAAAATTATCCAGTGCTAAAAGGAAAGATATTACACAAAACAGCGTTAACTTACTCCAATATGATCCTTTCACTTTGAAAATCTTATTCATTTCACTTTCTTCCCTGGATGAAAAACCAATCTTTCAGTTTTCTCTGCAATCATCTTCTCTCCGGATCCGTATTTGATCAGTGTGTTGGGATACGCGGTTCCGATCATTACTCCCGGATCAGCTTTGCAGTTTTTCTGAAGCATCTCGATTTCCTTTACACGCGATTGCAGCTTCAGACAGGCATCATTTACTTCAATTATTTTCTGCTTCAGTTTTTCGAGATTTTTCTCCTCTTCAGAAGGCATATAGCCGTTTTCATCCATTACATCCTTAACACAAGAATAAATCTGCTGTTTCAGAGAAACAAACTCGTTGACGTTGAAGACAAGTTCCTTGAGCAGTAAATGACGCTCCTGGATAAGCATCAGTTCTCTTCCTACATCCAGAACGGTTTTAGTTTCTGCACCACTGCCCACGACATCTGCATCAATCTCCACAGCGACTACGCTGCCTCCAATAATCTGCCTTGCTCTGACTTTCCCCCCGGAAATCACATTGCTGTGCATTATTTCCTCACCGATCAGAACATCACCGTCAGCCTCGACAGGAAAATTTTCTATATGGGATGCACGGAATCTGCCTCTGCATTGAATTTTCCCATTTCCCGATCCCATAGCCCCGCCCCTTACTTCAAGGTTTCCGCCACACTTTACTGTTGCGTCTTCGATATTGCCGCCAACCTTGAGATCCCCCACTGTCTCAACTATAAAGCCGGAACGAATAGACCCCTTAATACAGAGATGACCGCAGAAAGAGATATTCCCGGTAGAGTAATCAATATCTCCGTTTAATACTTTCTCGTTCCTTACTTCAACATTCCCCTCATCATCCACCCCCAGAGCTCCGTCAATATCAGCCACCAGAAGATCCGGATCAGCCTCAGAAATGCAAGTCCCGACACCGGGACGAAGCACCACATCACTGACCGGAGGAACTGGAATCGGTTTACCGAAAACACTTTTACCCTCGGTTCCAGGCCTGGGATGAATTTTACGGGCAAGAATGGTACCTTTCTTGACATTTACTACAAGACCCAGATCGCGATGGTCCACACGGCCGTCAGAGAGCGTTTTGGGCTTTCCCATTCCCGATGTGTCAATAAGCATCTGGATATGACCCGGCACACCGGGCCTGGGCGGTACCCCCCTGGCCACTTCAATGCGGTTCTTAACTCCGCCATTGGAGATCTCTATAAGAGCCTCATCAATTATTCCGTAAATTATGCCCTTACGGTTTAAGAACTGACGCAGATCATCGGGAGTTATCTTCCTGGCTGTACCCTGAAAGTGTATCTGTATAAAAGCCCTGAGACCGTCGGGAGTATGCAGAACCGAAATCTCAGACATCACTCACCATGCCTTTCGGGATCGAGATAGAAATGAGGCTGAAGATAATTGCAGACGTAATCACGAACCGATTCCTCCAGTTCCATGCACTGCGTATTACACCCGGTCGCCTTGAGCTTCGAGAGATCTGCTTCGGTGAAATACTGGTACTTGTCTTTTAGCTGCTCAGGCATGGGGATATATTCTATTACCGGTTCTTTACCCAGCGCACTGAAAATCGCCTTCGCCAGGTCATTCCAGGAACGCGCCTTGCCCGTACCTATATTGTATACACCTCCAATATCAGGATTGTCCATAAAAAACAGCGTCATCCTTACAGCATCTTTCACATAGATAAAATCTCTCACCTGCTCTCCATTACCGTACTCAGGCCTGTACGATTCAAAAAGTGAGATCACTCCCTCATCTCTGGCCCTTGCAAAAGCCTTGTTTACTACACTTCTCATGTCACCCTTGTGATACTCATTAGGGCCGAAAACATTGAAATATTTAATCCCGATGATTTTTTCAAGCCAGCCCTGCCTCAGTGCGAAAAGATCAAACATCTGCTTTGAATACCCATACATGTTGAGCGGGCGCAGCTTCGGGATAATTTCCATATCATCAACATATCCCATGCCGCCATCTCCATAGGTTGCCGCACTTGAGGCATAAATAAAGCGGGTGCCGGGATGCTTTTCCCACCATTTCCCGATCCGTATTGAATACTGGTAATTGTTGCGGATAAGATAGTCTGCATCTTTTTCTGTTGTTGATGAACAGGCGCCAAGGTGAAATATCACCTCTATATCCCCGCCGAAAAAACCCTCTTCAAGCTTTTCTATGAAATCTTCTTTGTCAATATAATCGGCAAAGCGAAGCGGAACCAGATTCCGCCATTTCTCTTCATTTCTGAGCCTGTCAACTACTATTATATCACTTTTCCCTCGTTTGTTGAGTTGCCAGACAATAGCACTCCCTATGAATCCGGCACCACCTGTTACAACAATCATATTTCCTCCAGATTTTGTCTGTTTTAAAATAGTATCTTTTTGTACAGATATTTTCACTTATATTTCGAATTCGGCTGCATCCTGATTTATTTTTCATCCTCAACCATCAGGGCACCAGGAGAAATTAACGTGAACTGCTACCGTTGTGGATACACAACAGACAGCCCTCCGCCATCTTATGCATGCCCGGCATGCGGTGGAATTCTCTCTGCTCCTGTTACTCAGGGCAGTTGCAATCCGCGATTTCTCTTCTGGGAATCACCCTCAGCCGCCAACAATCCTCTCAAGGCTCTTGTTGACACATTACAAGAAATTCTGTTCAGGCCTGCAAAATTTTTCCAGACTGTGAAAAACACCACATCCCCTGTTTTCCCGGCACTGCTCTTCGGACTTGTAACCGGAAGCTTTGGAATCACCATTTCTTTTCTATGGTCTCTGGTCATACCCGAAGCTGCTTCAGAATTTCAGTACAGTTCTGCTGACTTGTCTTCTTCCGCACTGATTTCTGCACCCCTGTATATCCTTCTTCAGATCATGCTTCCGGCAGTTTATGCACAAATAATTATGCTGATTACCCGTTCAGCAGACGCTCCGTTTTACTCGACATTAAAAGCTGCATGTTACAGTGAAAGCGCGGTAATCCTTAACGCGATTCCGGCTGTCGGCTCGATTCTCTCCCCTGTTGTATGGGTGTATCTCTTTATCACCGGAGTAAGTGCAATTCATTCAAAAAGCTGGACTAAAACCTTCCTTATCCTGTCAATTCCTTTAATTCTACTCTTTTTGTTTGCCTTTCTCGTATTGTCAGCTGCACTGGCAGGCAGACTTGCCGCTACAGGGATTGGAGATTTCCTGCCGGCTTTCCAATAAAAAACTCTCTTGAAAAGCCCTGAAATGAATTGTAGCATTTAATTGTCAGTCTCTTTCTTCTATGGTTTACAGCTTAAATAAAAGGCTTCAATGGGAAAAAAAATCAACATGCTTCTGGACGTCAGCATTCCAATTGCGGTCCAGCTCGGTCAAACCAGAATGACAATTCGTGAACTACTGAACCTTAAAAAAGGCTCTGTTGTAAAGCTTAACCGGATGGCCGGTGAACCAATCGATATTTTCCTGAGCAAAAAACTGGTCGCCAAAGGAGAA
This is a stretch of genomic DNA from Fibrobacter sp.. It encodes these proteins:
- a CDS encoding tetratricopeptide repeat protein yields the protein MNKIFKVKGSYWSKLTLFCVISFLLALDNFAAETGDYIHYRLGVKFKNEKKYDKAIDEFRKVLSAYPDNYNAYMHMAEIRMAQDRYRLVIYNLKKALAYNPGWGKAHKMLATAYEKDGQLQNAVIELQNYQQSCDPTERDSLQKQIDRIAKIVGKPVGGGVQKKDQEIRDTSSTGAGRGNVLESADQDLRKIVDLYEKGKLDQALSEIRTLLKSKPNHSGAYYYAGLIRNKKGQSEMARINFLKAVNFPQLGQNSHFYLGKIYAENGNTAEAIKHLSRYIEKSTYEPGKKEARDLLEKLKKDPGALKSVKSTQTKKTEKKVSGPAVKEASSQLSGSSSVEPIQQEKYAVFEMRIDSLLSMMTVDTLTDLGQKLLLGIHEFKRGNYDASIREFKKVMVAHPDGVTPVHCIYNTGVCYFKLGLFKEAENQFQQILDRYANQKVAPQCLFLKALTYLERDEPMTAEKLFRDFIQKNRDHEWAGKAFEKLGECYESMEQPKKAIDAYQQAALKGKNLDRVCAYFKAGTVYQQIGNSIRAQEAFKSAIDLGEKHDIYYRVPDSYYRIADEKYKGKDYEGALRYYTKVTRKYPAFQETPWGLFQIGSIHKNLKRYQDAVNAFKDLVRKYPDDYWAKQAKWKMEDAIWENEYRAVLK
- a CDS encoding DUF342 domain-containing protein, translated to MSEISVLHTPDGLRAFIQIHFQGTARKITPDDLRQFLNRKGIIYGIIDEALIEISNGGVKNRIEVARGVPPRPGVPGHIQMLIDTSGMGKPKTLSDGRVDHRDLGLVVNVKKGTILARKIHPRPGTEGKSVFGKPIPVPPVSDVVLRPGVGTCISEADPDLLVADIDGALGVDDEGNVEVRNEKVLNGDIDYSTGNISFCGHLCIKGSIRSGFIVETVGDLKVGGNIEDATVKCGGNLEVRGGAMGSGNGKIQCRGRFRASHIENFPVEADGDVLIGEEIMHSNVISGGKVRARQIIGGSVVAVEIDADVVGSGAETKTVLDVGRELMLIQERHLLLKELVFNVNEFVSLKQQIYSCVKDVMDENGYMPSEEEKNLEKLKQKIIEVNDACLKLQSRVKEIEMLQKNCKADPGVMIGTAYPNTLIKYGSGEKMIAEKTERLVFHPGKKVK
- the rfaD gene encoding ADP-glyceromanno-heptose 6-epimerase, encoding MIVVTGGAGFIGSAIVWQLNKRGKSDIIVVDRLRNEEKWRNLVPLRFADYIDKEDFIEKLEEGFFGGDIEVIFHLGACSSTTEKDADYLIRNNYQYSIRIGKWWEKHPGTRFIYASSAATYGDGGMGYVDDMEIIPKLRPLNMYGYSKQMFDLFALRQGWLEKIIGIKYFNVFGPNEYHKGDMRSVVNKAFARARDEGVISLFESYRPEYGNGEQVRDFIYVKDAVRMTLFFMDNPDIGGVYNIGTGKARSWNDLAKAIFSALGKEPVIEYIPMPEQLKDKYQYFTEADLSKLKATGCNTQCMELEESVRDYVCNYLQPHFYLDPERHGE
- the fliN gene encoding flagellar motor switch protein FliN codes for the protein MGKKINMLLDVSIPIAVQLGQTRMTIRELLNLKKGSVVKLNRMAGEPIDIFLSKKLVAKGEITVVDDKLSVRVGQLYGEQERFKHL